In Syntrophobacterales bacterium, one DNA window encodes the following:
- a CDS encoding UPF0175 family protein — protein MRQTTLNIEMPVSILTTLPVNRKQLPDYILKTLAVELFREGKLSLGKARELAGLSDKWEMIRLLGERGGAVNYTADDAEVDVETLDRLLT, from the coding sequence ATGCGACAAACAACATTGAATATCGAAATGCCGGTATCAATACTTACGACTCTACCGGTCAACAGAAAGCAGTTGCCCGACTACATCCTTAAAACATTGGCGGTAGAGTTGTTTCGCGAGGGGAAGCTTTCACTGGGCAAGGCACGCGAACTGGCAGGCCTTTCAGATAAATGGGAGATGATCAGGCTGCTCGGTGAACGGGGAGGTGCTGTCAATTATACTGCAGATGATGCGGAAGTTGATGTCGAAACTCTGGACAGGCTCCTTACATGA
- a CDS encoding type II toxin-antitoxin system HicA family toxin has protein sequence MRVFERAGFSCVRIEGDHYVYTKDGVARPIVIPDWREIPVFIIKNNLRSGNITREEYFTLLAEVN, from the coding sequence ATGAGGGTTTTTGAAAGAGCCGGGTTCTCTTGTGTCAGAATCGAAGGGGATCATTACGTTTATACCAAAGATGGTGTTGCAAGGCCCATTGTAATCCCTGACTGGCGAGAGATTCCGGTGTTTATTATCAAGAACAATCTGCGTTCGGGCAATATAACCCGCGAAGAATATTTTACTCTGCTTGCCGAGGTAAATTAG
- a CDS encoding molybdopterin-dependent oxidoreductase translates to MNTSYKTGCILCPQNCGLEVEVENNRMVKVKGDKSNVRSEGYVCRKGMNIANHQHNADRLKYPLKRVGSAFERISWEQAIDEIGAKLKEIVEQYSPRSFAYMGGGGQGCHFEAAFGVRLMRGLGSHYHYSALAQEFSGMFWVFGRMFGRQPVFPEIDAEQTDYLLTFGWNGMQSHQIPQAPKQLLRIAKDPEKMLVAIDPRLSETAQTANLHLSIRPGTDALLMRAMISIILQEGWENRDYIEKHTSGLDEIRALFMNFDARAAIRTCNLDFEQVHEICRQFATRKSSLRYDLGILMNRHSAVSSYLAVVLEAICGRIGVCGGNVFHGVLMPLGSHSDERDPKTWRTMATHFPAVMGCFPPNAMPEEILSDNPERLRAVFVSGANPLRSYADTTAYENAFKRLDLLVTAELAMTETAVLSHYVLPSRSAYESWDGTFFPMTFPGIYFQMRRPIIEPDGEPL, encoded by the coding sequence ATGAATACGTCCTATAAAACCGGTTGCATCCTCTGCCCACAAAACTGCGGGCTGGAGGTCGAGGTAGAGAACAATCGCATGGTGAAGGTGAAGGGGGACAAGAGCAATGTCCGAAGTGAAGGTTACGTCTGCCGGAAAGGGATGAACATTGCCAATCACCAGCACAACGCCGACCGACTGAAATACCCCCTGAAGCGGGTAGGGAGCGCCTTTGAGCGCATCTCCTGGGAACAGGCCATAGACGAGATCGGGGCAAAGCTCAAGGAAATCGTCGAGCAGTACAGTCCCAGGTCTTTTGCCTATATGGGCGGCGGCGGTCAGGGCTGTCACTTCGAGGCGGCCTTCGGCGTCCGGCTCATGCGGGGCTTGGGTTCACACTACCACTACAGCGCCCTGGCCCAGGAGTTCTCAGGCATGTTCTGGGTTTTCGGCCGCATGTTTGGCCGCCAGCCTGTGTTCCCGGAGATTGATGCAGAGCAGACGGATTACCTCCTGACCTTTGGCTGGAACGGCATGCAAAGCCACCAGATTCCCCAGGCGCCCAAACAGCTCCTGCGGATTGCCAAGGACCCGGAAAAGATGCTCGTGGCAATCGATCCACGCCTCTCCGAAACGGCCCAAACAGCAAATCTCCACCTGAGCATCCGCCCGGGTACGGATGCCCTCCTGATGAGGGCCATGATCTCCATTATTCTCCAGGAGGGCTGGGAGAACAGGGATTACATCGAAAAGCATACCTCTGGCCTCGATGAGATCAGGGCCCTGTTCATGAATTTTGACGCCCGCGCCGCAATCCGCACCTGCAACCTCGATTTTGAACAGGTTCACGAAATCTGCCGACAGTTCGCAACGCGGAAATCCTCTCTGCGCTATGATCTGGGCATCTTGATGAACCGCCACAGCGCCGTATCGTCTTACCTGGCGGTGGTCCTGGAGGCGATCTGCGGGCGGATCGGTGTCTGCGGCGGCAATGTTTTCCATGGCGTATTGATGCCTTTAGGAAGTCACTCCGATGAGCGTGATCCCAAAACCTGGCGGACAATGGCCACCCATTTCCCTGCCGTCATGGGCTGTTTCCCTCCGAATGCAATGCCCGAGGAGATCCTCTCGGACAATCCTGAACGCCTCCGGGCGGTTTTCGTGTCCGGCGCCAATCCCTTAAGGTCATACGCGGACACTACAGCTTATGAGAACGCCTTCAAACGCCTGGATCTGCTCGTGACCGCGGAGCTGGCCATGACGGAAACGGCTGTCCTCTCCCATTATGTATTGCCGTCGCGATCAGCCTACGAATCCTGGGACGGAACCTTTTTTCCCATGACCTTTCCCGGAATCTACTTCCAGATGCGGCGCCCCATCATCGAACCGGACGGGGAACCCCTGG
- a CDS encoding MarR family EPS-associated transcriptional regulator yields MQPKIESDETLDILREISSNPRATQRQLSALAGISLAKVNYLLRAMIAKGMIKTENFLTSEHKAAYIYHLTPAGIEERARLTVRFLKKKADEYERLKDDLRQLEENEAAAMVILQNSDGFPSAR; encoded by the coding sequence ATGCAGCCTAAAATTGAAAGCGACGAGACCCTCGACATCCTGCGGGAGATATCCTCGAACCCCCGCGCGACGCAGCGGCAGTTGTCGGCGCTGGCAGGCATCAGCCTGGCGAAGGTCAATTATCTGCTGCGGGCGATGATCGCCAAGGGGATGATCAAGACCGAGAATTTCCTGACGTCCGAGCACAAGGCCGCCTACATCTACCATCTGACGCCCGCCGGAATCGAGGAGCGGGCGCGTCTCACCGTCCGTTTCCTGAAGAAGAAGGCCGACGAGTACGAACGCTTGAAGGACGATCTCCGCCAGCTCGAAGAGAACGAGGCCGCGGCAATGGTCATCTTGCAGAATTCAGACGGGTTTCCCTCGGCCCGGTAG
- a CDS encoding ATP-binding protein encodes MLQAAARYFSVQKGFDLLHCCVLDLIQEMVDAIKQGAYHAFRASVMRLDALFIDNIWLLRNRRQTAVELFALFEAFVGKGGLVMIASDLPASALSAWAPGAAPAKTLNLKT; translated from the coding sequence ATGCTGCAGGCGGCAGCCCGTTACTTTTCTGTGCAAAAAGGTTTCGATCTACTGCATTGTTGTGTGCTGGACCTCATTCAGGAAATGGTGGACGCGATCAAACAAGGGGCCTATCATGCCTTTCGTGCATCTGTGATGCGACTGGACGCCTTATTTATCGATAATATTTGGCTTCTGCGAAACCGGCGACAGACAGCCGTCGAGTTATTTGCTCTGTTTGAAGCGTTTGTCGGCAAGGGAGGATTGGTCATGATTGCCAGCGATCTGCCGGCATCGGCGCTCTCGGCATGGGCGCCAGGAGCGGCCCCCGCAAAAACGCTAAATTTAAAGACCTGA